The following are from one region of the Microbacterium sp. BK668 genome:
- a CDS encoding polysaccharide pyruvyl transferase family protein, producing the protein MPAERDVFAVGRGQYENIGDIILRRPLLRWAREGGRLHVYVGRSPAGYDDGLGVGGADVVYRSLSKWYLALLASALRGRASTIYKPGEIQLTLIGMKEHVVMLPAAALVRLRGGTVSRIGVGARNFAPLPRAIMWPSNALASYSRWRDDRTAAYFGGEAMPDLGFAEGMPDEELREAIIEAPRARDVMVISLRDDTEVAPRPYPSKAWLDGVSDFARSEGLTLWVVTQVSVDDDRSRRLAVDLGAQLLGWDELADHGPQEARLRALYRRTRVAASDRLHVIIAAFTEGAAPVGLQLDDSDKVSRHFSTIGIEDVSINTTGMPAGDLAESLSRIAGKRREMLEKLLVARARLASVRADLSQLLTGAASVPEEAPVG; encoded by the coding sequence ATGCCCGCCGAAAGGGACGTCTTCGCCGTCGGGCGCGGCCAGTACGAGAACATCGGCGACATCATTCTGCGGCGCCCGCTCTTGAGATGGGCACGCGAAGGAGGTCGACTTCACGTGTATGTCGGTCGTTCGCCCGCAGGTTACGACGATGGCCTCGGGGTCGGCGGGGCCGATGTCGTCTACCGATCGCTGAGCAAGTGGTATCTCGCCCTGCTCGCCTCAGCGCTGCGAGGTCGCGCCAGCACCATCTACAAGCCCGGCGAGATCCAGCTGACGCTCATCGGAATGAAGGAGCACGTCGTGATGCTCCCGGCTGCGGCCCTCGTTCGGCTCCGCGGAGGGACTGTGAGCCGCATCGGCGTCGGCGCACGCAACTTCGCTCCGCTCCCCCGCGCGATCATGTGGCCCTCGAACGCGCTGGCATCCTATTCGCGGTGGCGTGACGATCGCACAGCCGCTTACTTCGGCGGTGAGGCCATGCCCGACCTCGGGTTCGCCGAAGGCATGCCGGATGAAGAGCTCCGCGAGGCGATCATCGAGGCCCCACGCGCTCGAGACGTCATGGTGATCTCACTTCGAGACGACACCGAGGTCGCCCCGCGGCCCTACCCTTCGAAGGCGTGGCTCGACGGGGTCAGCGATTTCGCCCGGTCCGAGGGGCTCACTCTCTGGGTCGTCACCCAGGTCTCGGTCGACGACGACCGCTCTCGTCGGCTTGCGGTCGACCTCGGCGCCCAGCTGCTCGGGTGGGACGAGCTCGCCGACCATGGCCCTCAGGAAGCGCGCTTGCGCGCGCTCTACCGACGCACTCGAGTCGCAGCGAGTGACCGTCTGCACGTCATCATCGCGGCGTTCACGGAAGGCGCGGCTCCCGTCGGCCTGCAACTCGACGACTCCGATAAGGTCTCACGGCACTTCTCCACGATCGGCATCGAGGATGTCTCCATCAATACGACCGGTATGCCGGCCGGCGACCTCGCGGAATCTCTCTCGCGGATCGCCGGCAAACGACGAGAGATGCTCGAGAAGCTGCTGGTGGCTCGTGCGCGGCTGGCGAGCGTGCGCGCAGACCTCTCGCAGCTGCTCACCGGAGCGGCTTCGGTCCCCGAGGAGGCTCCGGTTGGCTGA
- a CDS encoding glycosyltransferase family 4 protein has protein sequence MADLRPIVYHVGRAGDVPGGMTQVVNAYLAWRFDECDVKVIESRGNPGDHLTAAKLFARALRTVRTIARSKQPAVIVVHLSERGSFVREGWIARYAHHLGLPVIAHMHGADFAAFEAENSALVGRVLAASDRVISLSDETSAICAAHIGADRVALVPNAIPVGTPVEKERLVVFGGVVSHRKGIDVLQSAWRAAQPTEPWRLVVAGPIRDDRLVDPDLPRADFAGSLDHDSLMDLLDRAAVSVLPSRDEAMPMFILESMARRAAVISTRVGGIPDVLADDCGILIDPGDADALTAALVTMMADDDAREAIADAGFARFEARYSASSVFPRVERIWLDPLGRTGPDGSGVTGNDSKTTKQPVSTAGKGATK, from the coding sequence TTGGCTGACCTTCGCCCCATCGTCTATCACGTCGGGCGAGCCGGAGACGTGCCCGGCGGAATGACGCAGGTGGTGAACGCCTACCTGGCGTGGCGCTTCGACGAGTGCGACGTGAAGGTCATCGAGTCCCGCGGCAACCCCGGGGATCACCTGACTGCCGCGAAGCTGTTCGCGCGCGCGCTGCGAACCGTCCGGACGATCGCCAGAAGCAAGCAGCCCGCTGTCATCGTCGTTCACCTGAGCGAGCGAGGATCCTTCGTCCGCGAAGGCTGGATCGCCCGCTACGCACATCACCTCGGACTGCCCGTCATCGCCCACATGCACGGTGCGGACTTCGCCGCCTTCGAAGCCGAGAACTCCGCACTCGTCGGTAGAGTCCTGGCAGCCTCCGATCGCGTCATCAGCCTCAGCGATGAGACGAGTGCGATCTGTGCCGCGCACATCGGCGCCGACCGCGTTGCCCTCGTCCCCAATGCGATCCCCGTCGGCACACCTGTCGAGAAGGAGAGGCTCGTGGTCTTCGGCGGTGTGGTGTCACATCGCAAGGGCATCGACGTGCTGCAATCGGCGTGGCGTGCTGCGCAACCGACGGAGCCTTGGCGCCTCGTCGTGGCGGGCCCGATCCGGGACGATCGACTCGTGGATCCCGATCTGCCGCGCGCGGACTTCGCGGGCAGCCTGGATCACGACTCCCTCATGGACCTCCTCGACCGCGCCGCGGTTTCCGTCCTGCCCTCTCGCGACGAGGCGATGCCCATGTTCATCCTCGAGTCCATGGCGCGACGCGCCGCCGTCATCTCGACGAGAGTCGGAGGCATCCCGGACGTCCTCGCCGACGACTGCGGAATCCTGATCGACCCCGGCGATGCGGATGCGCTCACCGCCGCGCTGGTGACCATGATGGCGGACGACGATGCGCGCGAGGCGATTGCAGACGCCGGCTTCGCGAGGTTCGAGGCACGATACTCTGCGAGTTCGGTCTTCCCGCGGGTCGAGCGGATCTGGCTCGATCCGCTCGGTCGCACCGGCCCGGACGGGTCCGGCGTCACCGGAAACGATTCGAAAACCACGAAACAACCAGTGTCGACAGCTGGGAAGGGTGCTACCAAATGA
- a CDS encoding UDP-glucose/GDP-mannose dehydrogenase family protein: MRLSVIGCGYLGAVHAAAMASIGHEVVGIDVDERKIETLSKGLAPFFEPGLQEILEEGIASGRLSFTTDMAAAAGAKVHFVGVGTPQRKDGYAADLTYVNAAIDGLLPYLSPGDIVAGKSTVPVGTAATLAERVSPTGATLVWNPEFLREGFAVQDTVDPDRLVAGVPAGVEGETAADVLREVYHPSVAKDTPFIVTDYATAELVKVSANAFLATKISFINAMAEIAEVTGADVTQLADAIGHDARIGRRFLGAGIGFGGGCLPKDIRAFSARAEELGRGESVNFLREVDAINLRRRDRAVDLVVEALGGTVFEKKVAVLGAAFKPHSDDIRDSPALDVAVRLKGLGADVVVTDPAAIENAKRVHPQLTYDEDLDGTLRGADAVIVVTEWDDWRRNLDPKHAASLVSRAIVVDGRNCLDAASWRAAGWTYYGMGRP, encoded by the coding sequence ATGAGACTCTCTGTCATCGGCTGCGGATATCTGGGCGCCGTACACGCGGCTGCCATGGCGTCGATCGGCCACGAAGTGGTCGGGATCGACGTGGACGAGCGGAAGATCGAGACGCTGTCGAAGGGCCTGGCGCCCTTCTTCGAGCCCGGCCTTCAGGAGATCCTCGAGGAGGGCATCGCCTCGGGACGCCTGAGCTTCACCACGGACATGGCTGCAGCCGCCGGAGCCAAGGTGCACTTCGTGGGCGTCGGCACCCCTCAGCGCAAGGATGGATATGCAGCCGACCTCACGTACGTGAACGCCGCCATCGACGGCCTGCTGCCCTACCTGAGCCCGGGAGACATCGTCGCCGGCAAATCCACCGTCCCTGTGGGCACGGCCGCGACGCTTGCCGAGCGCGTCTCGCCGACGGGGGCCACACTCGTCTGGAATCCCGAATTCCTCCGCGAGGGATTCGCGGTGCAGGACACGGTGGACCCCGACCGCCTCGTGGCCGGTGTCCCCGCAGGGGTCGAGGGGGAGACCGCCGCAGACGTGCTTCGCGAGGTCTACCACCCCTCGGTCGCGAAGGACACGCCGTTCATCGTCACCGACTACGCGACGGCCGAGCTGGTCAAGGTCTCAGCCAACGCGTTCCTGGCGACGAAGATCTCGTTCATCAACGCAATGGCCGAGATCGCCGAGGTGACGGGTGCAGACGTCACTCAGCTCGCGGACGCCATCGGCCATGACGCGCGCATCGGCCGCCGTTTCCTGGGAGCAGGCATCGGATTCGGCGGCGGGTGCCTGCCCAAGGACATCCGCGCGTTCTCGGCGCGTGCCGAAGAACTCGGCCGCGGAGAGTCGGTCAACTTCCTTCGAGAGGTCGACGCCATCAACCTGCGTCGGCGCGATCGCGCCGTCGATCTTGTCGTCGAAGCACTCGGGGGAACGGTCTTCGAGAAGAAGGTCGCCGTCCTCGGCGCCGCGTTCAAGCCGCACAGCGACGACATCCGAGACTCCCCCGCGCTCGATGTGGCCGTGCGCCTGAAGGGGCTGGGCGCGGACGTCGTCGTCACGGACCCCGCCGCGATCGAGAACGCGAAGCGCGTGCACCCGCAGCTCACCTACGACGAGGACCTCGACGGTACTCTGCGCGGTGCGGATGCAGTCATCGTCGTGACCGAGTGGGATGACTGGCGCCGCAACCTCGATCCGAAGCACGCCGCCTCGCTCGTGTCCCGCGCGATCGTGGTCGACGGCCGCAACTGCCTCGATGCGGCCTCATGGCGCGCTGCGGGCTGGACGTACTACGGCATGGGACGTCCCTAG
- a CDS encoding acyltransferase: protein MPSAGVTAGKFHIPSLNGMRALAITLVVWGHAELPLRLIRESTGVTIFFFLSGYLITTLLRREYDARDRVSVADFYLRRVFRIFPPLYVVLICAVVLSLANAIPNEMTPLGVFASFSFWANYYIIWEGRDGLPGGMNALWSLAVEEHFYLVFPLLYIALRRWVPTRWVQAVILGGLCVAIMVWRTYLFSSGASYDRIYLATDTRADAILWGSVFAVVLNPVYGEVQAPRRKWLLTPVLLAGAGVVYAVSRWPNEWGMTIGYTVQSVALAAVFIPVILIPGSVVGRVLNWRAVAWVGIVSYSIYLLHRPVLILTETYIGQPELVAATVGVAATVLASWAMLVYVERPFARLRQRVNRAGETENVART from the coding sequence ATGCCCAGTGCCGGCGTCACGGCCGGGAAGTTCCACATTCCGTCACTGAACGGGATGCGGGCGCTCGCGATAACCCTCGTGGTCTGGGGCCATGCGGAGTTGCCGCTCCGTCTGATCCGGGAGTCGACCGGTGTCACGATCTTCTTCTTCTTGAGCGGCTACCTGATCACGACGCTCCTGCGCCGCGAGTATGACGCCCGTGATCGCGTGTCGGTCGCGGATTTCTACCTCCGTCGGGTGTTCCGTATCTTCCCACCGCTCTATGTCGTCCTGATCTGTGCCGTCGTCCTCTCCCTGGCGAACGCGATCCCGAACGAGATGACCCCGCTGGGCGTCTTCGCCTCCTTCTCGTTCTGGGCGAACTACTACATCATCTGGGAAGGCCGGGACGGCCTTCCCGGCGGGATGAACGCGCTGTGGTCGCTCGCCGTGGAAGAGCACTTCTACCTCGTGTTCCCCCTCCTCTACATCGCTCTGAGACGCTGGGTGCCGACGCGGTGGGTGCAGGCGGTCATCCTGGGAGGCCTGTGCGTGGCGATCATGGTGTGGCGTACCTACCTCTTCAGCAGCGGGGCGAGCTACGACCGCATCTATCTGGCGACCGACACGAGGGCGGACGCCATTCTGTGGGGATCGGTCTTCGCCGTCGTGCTGAACCCGGTGTACGGCGAGGTGCAAGCGCCTCGGCGGAAGTGGCTGCTCACACCGGTGCTCCTGGCGGGAGCGGGCGTCGTGTACGCGGTGAGTCGGTGGCCGAACGAGTGGGGGATGACGATCGGATACACGGTGCAGAGTGTTGCACTGGCGGCGGTCTTCATCCCCGTCATCCTGATCCCCGGGTCGGTGGTCGGGCGCGTACTCAACTGGAGGGCGGTGGCGTGGGTCGGCATCGTGTCGTACTCGATCTACCTCCTTCACCGTCCCGTCCTGATCCTCACCGAGACCTACATCGGCCAACCGGAGCTCGTAGCCGCAACGGTGGGCGTTGCCGCGACCGTTCTCGCGTCGTGGGCGATGCTGGTATACGTCGAGCGTCCCTTCGCACGTCTTCGTCAGCGAGTGAATCGGGCAGGAGAGACGGAGAACGTCGCACGGACGTGA
- a CDS encoding endonuclease/exonuclease/phosphatase family protein yields the protein MNVISYNLRKHRAAGELADLVERHAADILCLQEYDTSDIPERIGGLHLADSTQRNRLGLAVYYRENTYRPLDVRSIALKKSLHDRVLKPAEERMLGVRLHDIDENRSFIVASFHAAPLTALNSLRRHQIRTALKELAELGEGLPILMVGDYNYPVFKENLGQKVREQGYELSLSDSRTYTRYRFFRGHYDFATSVGFTIDKVKTLPQGLSDHLPILVTAHPSAAAPAGSLDVA from the coding sequence GTGAACGTCATCTCGTACAATCTGCGCAAGCATCGTGCCGCGGGGGAGCTCGCGGACCTCGTGGAGCGCCATGCCGCCGACATACTCTGCCTCCAGGAGTACGACACGAGTGATATCCCGGAGAGGATCGGCGGACTGCATCTCGCAGACTCGACGCAACGGAATCGCCTCGGGCTCGCCGTGTATTACCGGGAGAACACGTACCGCCCGCTCGATGTCCGATCGATCGCGCTCAAGAAGTCGCTCCACGATCGCGTGCTGAAGCCCGCCGAGGAGCGCATGCTGGGCGTGCGGCTGCATGACATCGACGAGAACCGGTCGTTCATCGTCGCGTCCTTCCACGCGGCGCCTCTGACCGCGCTCAACTCCCTGCGTCGCCATCAGATCCGCACCGCGCTGAAGGAGCTCGCCGAGCTCGGCGAGGGGCTTCCCATTCTCATGGTCGGCGACTACAACTACCCCGTCTTCAAGGAGAACCTCGGCCAGAAGGTCCGAGAGCAGGGATACGAGCTGAGTCTCAGCGACTCGCGGACATACACCCGCTACCGGTTCTTCCGCGGACACTATGACTTCGCGACATCCGTCGGCTTCACGATCGACAAGGTGAAGACGCTCCCCCAGGGACTCAGCGATCACCTGCCGATCCTCGTGACCGCGCATCCGTCGGCGGCGGCGCCCGCCGGATCGCTCGACGTCGCCTGA